The following coding sequences lie in one Eubacterium ventriosum genomic window:
- a CDS encoding IS3 family transposase (programmed frameshift), whose amino-acid sequence MAKYSYEFKKQVIEAYLSGEGGYKYLAKRYGVPAWSNIKKWVRNYETHGDKGLMRSRKQDKYSFEKKLSVVELYLASELSYQELALREGIYNPSQICKWVKDFRIAGPDALRPHKKGRRKTLGTSNKKLNIEQDTTTVPVDTSTEHVKELEDEILKLRIENAYFKRTEEAAFRGGSSSEKTARIVHSLRGEFKLKDILAVVGFPKATYMYWQKRFDRENPDIELEEKIHEIHKCNKDYGYRRMCGELRNQGHIVNKKKVQRIMQKYNLQVMSFTRKSRKYSSYKGRIGTVAPNRIKRRFNTHIPHQKITTDTTEFKYYEVDSKGKMTMHKLYLDPFMDMFNGEIISYGIDKRPSAANVMNALNEAIEVTSDCPFRRTFHSDQGWAYQMKAYSHRLREEKIFQSMSRKGNCLDNSVMENFFGLLKQEIYHGTVYYSYEELKTEIEKYIRYYNEKRIKEKLGWLSPVQYRLSLLVA is encoded by the exons ATGGCAAAATACAGTTATGAATTCAAAAAGCAGGTTATTGAAGCATATCTTAGCGGTGAAGGTGGCTATAAATACTTAGCCAAACGATATGGTGTACCTGCCTGGTCAAACATTAAGAAATGGGTTCGGAATTATGAAACTCATGGTGACAAAGGACTTATGCGTTCGCGAAAACAAGATAAATACTCTTTTGAAAAGAAGCTTTCTGTTGTAGAATTATATTTAGCAAGTGAACTCTCATATCAGGAGCTGGCTCTTCGTGAAGGAATATATAATCCCTCTCAAATCTGTAAGTGGGTAAAGGATTTCCGGATCGCCGGTCCTGATGCATTGAGACCACATAAGAAAGGTCGCAGGAAAACATTGGGTACATCAAACAAAAAGTTAAATATTGAACAAGATACAACTACAGTTCCGGTTGATACCAGTACTGAACATGTAAAAGAACTTGAAGATGAAATTCTTAAGCTTAGAATAGAGAATGCATATT TTAAAAGAACTGAGGAGGCTGCGTTTAGAGGAGGAAGCTCTTCTGAAAAAACAGCGAGAATCGTCCACAGCCTCCGGGGAGAATTCAAATTAAAAGACATTCTCGCAGTTGTTGGTTTTCCAAAGGCAACATATATGTATTGGCAAAAAAGATTTGATAGAGAAAATCCAGATATAGAATTAGAAGAAAAGATTCATGAAATACATAAATGTAACAAAGATTATGGCTACCGTCGCATGTGTGGTGAACTCCGCAATCAAGGCCATATCGTGAACAAGAAGAAGGTTCAACGCATCATGCAGAAATATAATCTTCAGGTGATGTCATTTACGAGGAAGAGTCGTAAATATAGTTCTTACAAGGGTAGAATTGGAACGGTTGCTCCTAATAGAATCAAAAGAAGATTTAATACACACATACCTCATCAGAAGATTACAACTGATACAACAGAGTTTAAATACTATGAAGTAGATTCTAAAGGTAAAATGACAATGCATAAGCTATATTTAGATCCATTCATGGATATGTTCAATGGTGAAATAATAAGTTATGGAATAGATAAACGTCCTTCAGCAGCAAATGTGATGAATGCACTAAATGAAGCCATTGAGGTAACTTCTGACTGCCCATTTCGAAGGACCTTTCACTCAGATCAAGGATGGGCATATCAGATGAAAGCTTATTCACATAGACTTAGAGAAGAGAAAATATTTCAAAGCATGTCACGAAAAGGTAATTGCCTTGATAATTCAGTCATGGAAAATTTCTTTGGTCTGCTTAAACAAGAAATATACCATGGAACTGTTTATTACAGTTATGAAGAATTGAAAACTGAAATTGAAAAATATATAAGATATTACAATGAAAAAAGAATTAAAGAAAAACTAGGATGGTTGAGTCCTGTCCAATACAGACTCAGCCTCTTGGTTGCATAA
- a CDS encoding TraX family protein, producing the protein MSELKEKGLGVFINLDKWGISTFTLKIIAMITMIIDHVGFLFFQDNHQTYIILRSIGRISFPIFCFVLVEGFFHTSDRLKHAIRLGIFALVSEIPYDMLYGRFYDMARQNVIFTLFIGYMAIWALQSISMFRVAYPDKILKHIGAGRLNTILELVTLAVAFGMAYFLHTSYSYGGVMLIICFYVFNNHHIGRAISNLVFNIGMFGFGVQWWGALSVLPIAFYNKKPGTKKLKYMFYWFYPVHLLILVLVKIYVIH; encoded by the coding sequence ATGAGTGAATTAAAAGAAAAAGGTCTTGGAGTTTTTATTAATCTTGATAAATGGGGGATTAGTACATTTACCCTAAAAATAATTGCTATGATTACAATGATTATTGACCACGTAGGTTTTTTGTTTTTTCAGGACAATCATCAGACATATATAATACTTAGATCTATTGGGCGTATAAGCTTCCCAATATTCTGTTTTGTTTTGGTTGAGGGATTTTTTCATACATCAGACAGATTAAAACATGCAATCAGGCTTGGAATATTTGCCTTAGTATCAGAGATTCCTTATGATATGCTTTATGGCAGATTCTATGATATGGCAAGACAGAACGTAATCTTCACTTTATTTATAGGTTATATGGCAATCTGGGCATTACAGTCCATATCAATGTTTAGGGTTGCATATCCTGACAAAATATTAAAACACATAGGAGCCGGAAGACTTAACACAATACTTGAATTAGTAACATTGGCAGTAGCTTTTGGAATGGCATACTTCCTCCACACATCATATTCATACGGTGGAGTAATGCTTATTATATGTTTTTATGTGTTTAATAATCATCACATAGGAAGAGCAATTTCAAACTTAGTATTCAACATTGGAATGTTTGGATTTGGAGTGCAGTGGTGGGGGGCGTTAAGCGTGTTGCCCATAGCATTTTATAACAAAAAACCGGGAACAAAGAAATTAAAATATATGTTCTACTGGTTCTATCCGGTACACTTGCTGATACTGGTATTAGTAAAGATATATGTAATACATTAG